A section of the Amycolatopsis sp. AA4 genome encodes:
- a CDS encoding class I adenylate-forming enzyme family protein: MTRIHDLLRTAPADAVGWTAGSRDIRFAEMDAWSDRIAADFLRRGVRRGDRIAVNGRTTPEWLAVYFAAAKTGAVVVGLSPRYRETEFAHILADSGARLVVTEPAAGDVDFLALLGNLELPGVSVVTFAELGAGEPGEAVKAAAAEVEADDPMMIIYTSGTTGRPKGATLTHRGQLASAAAESDHLQLSPDDVLPVAVPLNHVSGITCCVLSALVARSRTVLLPSFDAGAAADLFRTAGLTMWVGVPTMHTLLLNHERFAGVDTSAIRVVVTGGANAEPALLQRLTAAFPNATVMNLYGLSEVSGAVVMTPWNAGTEATERSIGVPFPGVEAKIAAPSGEALPVGETGELLFRTPSIMAGYHNLPEETAAAVDADGWLHTGDMARADEHGYLTLHGRAKDMFVQGGFNIYPVEVENVLAAHPGVLLAAGVGVPDPVLGEIGRYYVVPAQDSSVTEAELKEYCAGQVADYKVPRQIVLRDSLPLTPSGKVQKAALRAENG, translated from the coding sequence ATGACGCGTATTCACGACCTGCTCCGCACCGCTCCGGCGGACGCCGTCGGCTGGACGGCCGGTTCCCGCGACATCCGGTTCGCCGAGATGGACGCCTGGTCGGACCGGATCGCCGCCGATTTCCTGCGGCGGGGCGTGCGGCGCGGCGACCGGATAGCGGTCAACGGGCGCACGACGCCGGAGTGGCTCGCGGTGTACTTCGCCGCCGCGAAGACCGGCGCGGTGGTCGTCGGGCTGAGTCCCCGGTACCGCGAAACCGAATTCGCGCACATCCTCGCCGATTCCGGCGCGCGGCTCGTGGTGACCGAACCGGCGGCGGGCGACGTCGATTTCCTTGCCCTGCTGGGAAACCTCGAGCTGCCCGGCGTTTCCGTCGTGACCTTCGCCGAACTGGGCGCCGGGGAGCCCGGCGAGGCGGTGAAAGCCGCGGCGGCGGAGGTCGAAGCGGACGATCCGATGATGATCATCTACACCTCCGGCACCACGGGCCGTCCCAAAGGCGCGACACTGACCCACCGCGGCCAGCTGGCGTCCGCCGCCGCGGAGTCCGATCACCTCCAGCTGAGCCCCGACGACGTGTTGCCGGTGGCCGTTCCGCTGAATCACGTCAGCGGGATCACCTGCTGTGTCCTGTCCGCTTTGGTCGCGCGCAGCCGGACGGTGCTGCTGCCGTCGTTCGACGCCGGAGCGGCCGCCGATCTGTTCCGGACGGCCGGGCTGACGATGTGGGTCGGCGTGCCGACGATGCACACGCTGCTGCTGAATCACGAGCGTTTCGCCGGCGTCGACACTTCGGCGATCCGGGTGGTCGTGACCGGTGGCGCGAACGCGGAACCTGCTTTGCTGCAACGCCTTACGGCTGCGTTCCCGAACGCGACTGTGATGAATCTGTACGGGCTGAGCGAAGTTTCCGGGGCTGTGGTGATGACGCCGTGGAATGCCGGCACGGAAGCGACTGAACGCTCTATCGGAGTCCCTTTCCCTGGCGTGGAAGCGAAAATCGCGGCTCCGTCCGGAGAAGCGCTGCCGGTCGGCGAAACCGGCGAATTGCTGTTCCGGACCCCGTCGATCATGGCTGGCTACCACAATCTGCCGGAGGAAACCGCGGCCGCGGTCGACGCGGACGGCTGGCTGCACACCGGCGACATGGCCCGGGCCGACGAGCACGGCTACCTGACACTGCACGGCCGCGCCAAGGACATGTTCGTCCAAGGCGGCTTCAACATTTATCCGGTCGAGGTCGAGAACGTCCTCGCCGCGCATCCCGGAGTGCTGCTGGCGGCCGGGGTCGGCGTGCCCGATCCGGTGCTGGGGGAGATCGGCCGGTATTACGTTGTCCCGGCCCAGGATTCGTCGGTCACCGAAGCGGAACTGAAGGAGTACTGCGCCGGGCAGGTGGCGGATTACAAGGTCCCGCGCCAGATCGTGCTTCGGGACAGCCTTCCGCTGACGCCGTCCGGGAAGGTGCAAAAAGCCGCCCTGCGCGCGGAAAACGGCTGA
- a CDS encoding NAD(P)/FAD-dependent oxidoreductase, with translation MTQTVDRIAQASTPQARVEDWLARFEAALAARDIEAASALFAVDSYWRDLVSFTWNLKTVEGRDGVAGLLGGCLEATDPSGFRTSEPATESGGVTEAWIEFETAVGRAKGHLRLKEEGAWTLLTSLRELKGFEESQRERRPKGVEHGVVRGRRSWAEKRAEEQETLGYEQQPYVVVIGGGQGGIALGARLRQLGVPSLVVERNDRPGDSWRKRYKNLCLHDPVWYDHLPYLPFPENWPVFAPKDKIADWLEMYTRLMEVPYWTRSAVTSAVWDDDAKQWHVTVDRDGEQVVLTPRHVVFATGMSGKPNLPSFPGMDEFQGDQHHSSQHPGPDAYAGKKAVVVGSNNSAHDICAALWEHGADVTMVQRSSTHIVKSDSLMDLGLGDLYSERALAAGVTTEKADLIFASIPYRIMPEFQIPVYEAIRERDADFYARLEAAGFKHDWGDDGSGLFMKYLRRGSGYYIDVGASELVANGSIKLAHGQVDHLTANSVVLEDGTELEADVVVYATGYGSMNGWVADLVGQETADKVGKCWGLGSETTKDPGPWEGEQRNMWKPTQQEGLWFHGGNLHQSRHYSLYLALQLKARFEGLETPVYGLQEVHHLS, from the coding sequence ATGACACAGACGGTCGACCGGATCGCGCAGGCGAGCACGCCGCAGGCCCGGGTCGAGGACTGGCTGGCCCGGTTCGAGGCCGCGCTGGCCGCCCGCGACATCGAGGCTGCCTCGGCGTTGTTCGCCGTCGATTCCTACTGGCGCGACTTGGTTTCGTTCACCTGGAACCTCAAGACCGTCGAGGGCAGGGACGGGGTGGCCGGCCTGCTCGGCGGCTGCCTGGAGGCGACGGACCCGAGCGGATTCCGCACCAGCGAACCGGCCACCGAGTCCGGCGGCGTCACCGAGGCGTGGATCGAGTTCGAGACCGCCGTCGGACGCGCGAAAGGGCATCTGCGGCTGAAGGAAGAAGGCGCGTGGACGCTGCTCACCAGCCTGCGCGAGCTGAAGGGCTTCGAGGAGTCGCAGCGGGAACGGCGGCCCAAGGGCGTCGAGCACGGCGTGGTCCGCGGCCGCCGGTCGTGGGCGGAGAAGCGGGCGGAGGAGCAGGAAACGCTCGGCTACGAGCAGCAGCCCTACGTCGTCGTGATCGGCGGCGGACAGGGCGGGATCGCGCTCGGCGCCCGGTTGCGCCAGCTCGGCGTGCCCTCGCTGGTGGTGGAGCGCAACGACCGGCCCGGCGATTCGTGGCGCAAGCGGTACAAGAACCTCTGCCTGCACGACCCGGTCTGGTACGACCACCTGCCCTACCTGCCGTTCCCGGAAAACTGGCCGGTGTTCGCGCCGAAGGACAAGATCGCCGACTGGCTCGAGATGTACACGCGGCTGATGGAGGTGCCGTACTGGACGCGTTCGGCGGTCACCTCCGCGGTCTGGGACGACGACGCGAAGCAGTGGCACGTCACGGTGGACCGCGACGGCGAGCAGGTGGTCCTCACGCCGCGGCACGTCGTGTTCGCGACCGGGATGTCCGGCAAGCCGAATCTGCCGTCGTTCCCCGGGATGGACGAGTTCCAGGGCGACCAGCACCATTCGTCGCAGCACCCCGGCCCGGACGCGTACGCGGGCAAGAAGGCGGTCGTCGTCGGGTCGAACAACTCGGCGCACGACATCTGCGCGGCACTGTGGGAGCACGGCGCGGACGTGACGATGGTGCAGCGTTCGTCCACGCACATCGTGAAGTCGGATTCGCTGATGGACCTCGGCCTCGGCGACCTGTACTCGGAACGAGCGCTCGCCGCGGGCGTCACCACCGAGAAGGCGGACCTGATCTTCGCGTCGATCCCGTATCGGATCATGCCGGAGTTCCAGATCCCGGTGTACGAAGCGATCCGCGAGCGCGACGCGGACTTCTACGCCCGGCTCGAAGCGGCGGGCTTCAAGCACGACTGGGGCGACGACGGGTCCGGCCTGTTCATGAAGTACCTGCGCCGCGGTTCCGGCTACTACATCGACGTGGGCGCTTCGGAACTCGTCGCCAACGGCAGCATCAAGCTCGCGCACGGCCAGGTCGACCACCTGACCGCGAACTCGGTGGTGCTGGAGGACGGGACCGAACTGGAAGCCGACGTGGTCGTGTACGCGACCGGCTACGGCTCGATGAACGGCTGGGTCGCCGACCTGGTCGGCCAGGAGACCGCGGACAAGGTCGGCAAATGCTGGGGCCTCGGCTCGGAGACGACGAAGGACCCGGGTCCGTGGGAGGGCGAGCAGCGCAACATGTGGAAGCCCACCCAGCAGGAGGGGTTGTGGTTCCACGGCGGGAATCTGCACCAGTCGCGGCATTACTCGCTCTATCTGGCGCTGCAGCTGAAGGCGCGCTTCGAAGGCTTGGAGACGCCGGTGTACGGGCTGCAGGAGGTGCATCACCTGTCTTGA
- a CDS encoding GAF domain-containing protein, with the protein MTVVVHSAVPPGRNLPTHARDLVRMHEAVIGGSRPAVPPRPLVSRSWSRVLSLGLTADGMNARDSVPGEEVERRRHGSPLRHVIEDLRQVVGATSDSAHMLLVVTDADGIILWREGSSAVRRKADTLGFIEGSEWTEARVGTNAIGTALAEAAPIELLAGEHFEQNQHPWYCTASPIHDPRTGELLGVIDVSGPALTLHPAIGALVETGKRLAESQLWRTHRQRLERLRQMAEPVLSSGPALVVDEDGWVAHSVGVSAGERIAAPQAGQVVAVPGLGACLPEPIADGWLVRPASTARTVRLDLDLTPAPLLSLQAGDTGWRRPITKRHAEILVRLEKAGRDGLSAVALSHALYGDAEHLVTVRAEVSRLRRLLGAIVDTRPYRLADGVRMTVHAGQ; encoded by the coding sequence GTGACTGTGGTGGTGCACAGTGCGGTGCCTCCGGGCCGCAACCTGCCCACCCACGCGCGCGACCTCGTCCGGATGCACGAAGCGGTCATCGGCGGCAGCCGTCCGGCGGTGCCGCCGCGTCCGCTCGTCTCGCGCTCCTGGTCCCGCGTGCTGAGCCTCGGCCTGACCGCGGACGGGATGAACGCCCGCGATTCGGTCCCCGGCGAGGAGGTCGAACGCCGCCGGCACGGCTCCCCGCTGCGGCACGTCATCGAAGACCTCCGCCAGGTCGTCGGCGCGACGTCCGATTCGGCGCACATGCTCCTGGTAGTCACCGACGCGGACGGCATCATCCTGTGGCGCGAAGGCTCGTCCGCCGTCCGGCGCAAGGCGGACACGCTGGGTTTCATCGAAGGTTCGGAATGGACCGAAGCCCGCGTCGGCACGAACGCGATCGGCACCGCGCTGGCCGAAGCCGCGCCGATCGAGCTGCTGGCCGGCGAACACTTCGAGCAGAACCAGCACCCGTGGTACTGCACCGCCTCGCCGATCCACGACCCGCGCACCGGCGAACTCCTCGGCGTCATCGACGTCAGCGGCCCCGCGCTCACCCTGCACCCGGCCATCGGCGCCCTCGTCGAAACCGGCAAGCGGCTGGCCGAATCGCAACTGTGGCGCACGCACCGCCAGCGCCTCGAACGACTGCGCCAAATGGCTGAACCTGTCCTGTCCTCCGGCCCCGCCCTGGTCGTCGACGAGGACGGCTGGGTCGCCCACAGCGTCGGCGTGTCCGCGGGCGAGCGCATCGCCGCTCCCCAGGCCGGCCAGGTCGTCGCCGTCCCCGGGCTGGGCGCCTGCCTCCCGGAACCCATCGCCGACGGCTGGCTCGTCCGCCCCGCCAGCACCGCCCGCACCGTGCGGCTCGACCTGGACCTCACGCCCGCCCCGCTGCTCAGCCTCCAGGCCGGCGACACCGGCTGGCGCCGCCCGATCACCAAACGGCACGCGGAAATCCTGGTCCGCCTGGAAAAAGCCGGCCGCGACGGCCTGTCCGCGGTCGCGCTGAGCCACGCCCTCTACGGAGACGCCGAACACCTGGTCACCGTCCGCGCCGAGGTCTCGCGCCTGCGCCGCCTCCTGGGCGCCATCGTCGACACCCGCCCCTACCGGCTCGCCGACGGCGTGCGCATGACTGTCCACGCAGGACAGTGA